The Gracilimonas sp. genome includes a region encoding these proteins:
- a CDS encoding ABC transporter ATP-binding protein: MIQLTDIDKYIDKRFQRTFILKGINLNIEEGEFVTIMGPSGAGKSTLLNILGFLDDASEGEYTFLGEPVHNLSDKKKSEYHKSHIGFVFQAYHLIDELTVYENIEMPLLYRKVKSKQRKAMVADILDRFNIVAKKDLFPPQLSGGQQQVVGVARAIIGSPKLLLADEPTGNLHSEQSEQIMDMFKKLNDDGVTIIQVTHSEKMAAYGNRIINLKDGALVKEDPYNQPVES, encoded by the coding sequence ATGATCCAACTAACAGATATAGACAAATACATCGACAAGCGGTTTCAACGGACGTTCATCCTGAAGGGGATTAACCTCAATATTGAGGAAGGGGAGTTTGTGACCATCATGGGGCCGAGTGGTGCCGGTAAATCAACCCTGCTGAATATTCTTGGGTTCCTGGATGATGCTTCAGAAGGCGAGTACACTTTTTTGGGTGAACCGGTTCATAACCTAAGCGACAAGAAAAAATCGGAGTATCATAAATCCCACATCGGCTTTGTGTTCCAGGCCTATCATCTGATTGATGAACTTACCGTTTATGAAAACATCGAGATGCCGCTGCTGTACCGTAAAGTGAAAAGCAAGCAGCGCAAAGCCATGGTTGCCGATATACTGGATCGCTTCAATATTGTAGCGAAGAAGGATTTGTTCCCGCCCCAGCTTTCGGGTGGTCAGCAGCAGGTGGTTGGGGTTGCCCGTGCTATTATCGGAAGCCCAAAACTGCTATTGGCCGATGAGCCTACCGGAAACCTTCACTCCGAACAGAGCGAACAAATCATGGACATGTTCAAAAAGCTGAACGATGATGGGGTTACCATCATACAGGTTACCCATTCCGAGAAAATGGCCGCTTACGGCAACCGTATCATTAATCTGAAGGAC
- a CDS encoding ABC transporter permease: protein MIRNYIKIAFRHLAKNKSYTFINTVGLGVGLAACIIIGLWVNYELSYDDYHADSERIYRVLNGDVAATPPTLAPALKNDYPEIAPNVVRFWPIKSPSDITSEDKQFAERNITFTDPDIFDVFTHPLILGNKETALSSPNRMVISKSMAEKYFGPENPLGKTLTMWGRDLEVTGVFENVPLNSHHRYEFLVPIELLETFMGSMMENWTWAGFYTYILLPENVSPSLVETAIASTFDKYTEDNFLTPQLQPLNDIYFEKAEKDIAATGNFNYVVILVTIAIIVLVLACINFMNLSTAYSTMRKKEVGMRKTLGAQRGQLIGQFLGEAIVLSLMGLSLALILVEISLPFFSNFTGSPLSMPYQQNWIAITGFVGLALLVGTLSGSYPAFFLSNFQPVNVLKNTGRTSSSGGNLRKGLVVFQFAISIFLIVAALTVYSQMNFMQKKDLGFSDEKIIITGAENYQAMKAELEKMPEIEQVSAAYNVPGQRLPLYPIRTTGMASDSLPTIRTLRVNPGLMETLGMEMALGRSFDEEVSTDASRAFVINQAAVNYFGWEDPIGKELSWYDFSKDGSSFEVAKQGSVIGVVNDFNYASLHNPIEPLVIHVSNHINMAVIKLSAGSSERTLSQIRETWNSVTPGSHFWYYFLSDDLDRQYGAEQKLGQVFGGLTLLALFIACLGLFGLTTYSTRQRTKEIGIRKVMGADIKQIILMLNMEVLKMVALSLVIAIPIAWFVMSRWLADFAYRIEIGPRIFFLAGMSALVIALLTVSWQSIKASVTPPVESLRSE, encoded by the coding sequence ATGATTAGAAATTACATCAAGATTGCATTTCGCCATTTGGCGAAGAATAAATCATACACCTTCATCAACACCGTGGGTTTGGGAGTAGGGCTTGCAGCCTGCATCATCATTGGCCTGTGGGTAAACTATGAGCTCAGCTATGACGATTACCACGCTGATTCCGAACGAATCTACCGCGTATTGAATGGGGATGTTGCCGCAACTCCACCTACTTTAGCCCCTGCTCTCAAAAATGACTACCCGGAAATTGCCCCAAATGTTGTGCGATTCTGGCCGATCAAGTCCCCTTCCGATATCACTTCTGAGGACAAACAGTTTGCGGAAAGAAATATCACCTTTACCGACCCTGACATCTTCGATGTATTTACACATCCGCTGATTCTGGGAAATAAGGAAACTGCCCTTTCTTCTCCAAATCGCATGGTAATCAGTAAGTCTATGGCTGAGAAGTATTTTGGCCCCGAGAATCCCCTTGGAAAGACCCTCACCATGTGGGGACGAGACTTAGAAGTAACAGGCGTATTTGAAAACGTGCCTTTAAACTCTCACCACCGCTACGAGTTTTTGGTTCCGATCGAACTGCTTGAAACTTTTATGGGCAGCATGATGGAAAACTGGACCTGGGCCGGATTCTATACCTACATCCTGCTTCCCGAAAACGTATCGCCTTCTCTGGTTGAAACTGCGATAGCATCTACATTCGACAAGTACACGGAAGATAACTTTCTCACTCCTCAACTTCAGCCTCTGAATGATATCTATTTTGAAAAGGCTGAAAAAGACATCGCTGCTACCGGAAATTTCAATTATGTGGTAATCCTGGTAACCATTGCTATCATTGTTTTGGTGCTTGCATGCATTAACTTTATGAATTTATCTACCGCCTATTCCACCATGCGGAAAAAGGAAGTGGGCATGCGAAAAACCCTGGGGGCACAACGTGGTCAGCTGATTGGCCAGTTCTTAGGAGAAGCGATTGTGCTCAGTTTAATGGGCTTGTCGCTGGCTCTAATTCTGGTTGAGATCAGCCTGCCATTTTTCAGCAACTTTACAGGAAGCCCACTGTCAATGCCATACCAGCAAAACTGGATCGCTATTACAGGCTTTGTAGGGCTGGCTCTTTTAGTTGGCACATTATCAGGCAGCTATCCTGCATTTTTTCTTTCAAATTTCCAACCCGTTAATGTATTAAAAAATACGGGCAGGACTTCTTCTTCAGGCGGAAACCTTCGCAAAGGTTTGGTGGTCTTTCAATTCGCAATTTCCATCTTTTTGATTGTAGCAGCTTTAACTGTCTATTCTCAAATGAATTTCATGCAGAAAAAGGACCTGGGTTTCAGCGATGAAAAAATCATCATTACCGGAGCCGAGAATTATCAAGCTATGAAAGCAGAACTGGAAAAGATGCCCGAAATAGAACAAGTTTCAGCAGCATATAACGTACCGGGACAGCGCCTGCCACTTTATCCTATCCGAACAACGGGAATGGCTTCCGACTCATTACCCACTATACGTACTCTTCGCGTTAACCCCGGCCTTATGGAAACTCTTGGAATGGAAATGGCCTTGGGCAGAAGTTTTGATGAAGAAGTTTCAACGGATGCTTCACGGGCTTTTGTAATCAATCAAGCTGCAGTAAATTATTTTGGCTGGGAAGACCCCATTGGCAAAGAATTATCCTGGTATGACTTTAGTAAAGATGGCTCCTCATTTGAAGTTGCTAAACAGGGAAGCGTAATTGGCGTGGTCAACGATTTTAATTACGCTTCCCTTCACAACCCTATTGAGCCGCTTGTCATACATGTCAGCAATCACATAAATATGGCTGTCATTAAACTGAGCGCAGGCAGTTCAGAACGAACACTATCTCAAATCAGAGAAACTTGGAATAGCGTAACACCTGGAAGTCATTTCTGGTACTATTTCCTGAGTGACGATTTAGATCGCCAGTACGGTGCCGAACAAAAGTTAGGGCAAGTATTTGGAGGGTTAACCCTGCTTGCGTTGTTTATTGCCTGTCTTGGATTATTTGGACTTACCACCTATTCTACCCGGCAAAGAACTAAAGAAATTGGCATTCGCAAAGTGATGGGAGCCGATATTAAACAAATCATTTTAATGTTGAATATGGAAGTTCTGAAAATGGTTGCACTTTCACTTGTTATAGCAATCCCTATTGCCTGGTTTGTTATGAGTCGATGGCTAGCTGACTTTGCCTATCGCATTGAAATTGGACCGCGGATTTTCTTTTTGGCCGGAATGTCTGCATTGGTGATTGCACTGTTAACGGTCAGTTGGCAGTCCATCAAAGCTTCGGTTACACCACCGGTAGAAAGTTTAAGAAGTGAATAA
- a CDS encoding ABC transporter permease codes for MLKNYFKIAFRNLFKNKVYSSINIFGLAVGVACCILIALYVQNEWSYDEFHSKADRTYRAWVNETTPEGRELLNTATPVILGPTLRDNIPEVEHLTYMFSFSNLVKTPDAQAPFDENILVVNEDFFQIFDFEILQGDPDNLFMNPSSIVISEATANRFFGNQDPLQKTLSIRLTDEYKQFTITGVVENPPANSSLDYRILMPDQNLETLISERGRNSWFNIFGSTYLTLQEGTNPDELNEKFDSMMKGVFGEDFFTNQDYKVGLQLLIDIHLNTEFPSAQASVSDPVYSYILAAIAFLILLIACVNFMTLSISKSTSRAKEVGIRKTIGAIRQHLMYQFWGEALMMTLIAFLIGITFAELLLPFFNDLSGTELTISYGAGTLGVLLLTALAVSLVAGIYPALVLSGFRPIEVLKGRLNLSAEKGGFQKVMVVFQFSLSIALIIGTITIHQQLNYVQNKNLGYQKDQVLVLESGISNTPQSSPADIFEQSIRRKQILINELKASSEITSITTSSFTPVQTGGWFQMGFRDNQDQPKNFHGNFVDADFIPTLGIKVTEGRNFSEENPSDARQAMIVNEALVEYFGWENPIGQRLPGPEFDQHEVIGVVENFHYESLHTPVEPLAIVMNPDILFSGISDLGISNSFDPRYSFNLSTGNLSQTVSQLREVWAQVAPGVPFDYTFVDQSLDDQYREERRLSRIVTTGSVLAIIIACLGLFGLASLMVIRRTKEIGVRKVLGASSGNIVFLVNKEFTKLVAIAFVIATPIAWYAMSTWLQDFAYRIELGFGIFLLSGLLTLAVAWFTVSYQSVKATLINPTDSLRSE; via the coding sequence ATGCTGAAAAATTACTTTAAAATCGCATTTCGGAACTTGTTCAAGAACAAGGTGTATTCATCCATCAATATATTTGGACTGGCTGTGGGTGTGGCGTGCTGCATTCTTATTGCCCTGTATGTTCAAAATGAGTGGAGCTATGATGAATTTCATTCTAAAGCAGACCGTACTTACCGGGCTTGGGTAAACGAGACCACACCTGAAGGCAGGGAATTACTGAATACAGCCACGCCTGTAATCCTGGGCCCAACCCTCAGAGATAACATTCCGGAAGTTGAGCACCTGACCTACATGTTCAGCTTCAGCAATCTGGTAAAAACCCCCGATGCTCAGGCTCCCTTTGATGAAAACATCTTGGTAGTGAATGAAGATTTCTTTCAAATTTTTGACTTTGAAATCCTGCAGGGCGATCCTGACAATTTATTTATGAATCCGTCTTCCATTGTGATTTCTGAGGCAACTGCCAACCGTTTTTTCGGCAACCAAGACCCACTTCAAAAAACCCTGTCCATAAGGCTGACCGATGAGTACAAACAGTTCACCATAACCGGTGTGGTTGAAAATCCCCCGGCCAATTCCAGTCTGGATTACCGAATCCTGATGCCTGACCAAAACCTGGAGACCCTGATTAGCGAACGTGGCCGAAACAGCTGGTTCAACATTTTTGGCAGCACCTATCTGACATTGCAGGAAGGCACAAACCCGGACGAACTGAATGAAAAGTTTGATTCCATGATGAAAGGCGTATTTGGGGAGGATTTCTTCACCAATCAGGATTATAAAGTAGGCCTCCAGCTTTTGATCGACATTCACCTTAACACCGAATTTCCTTCAGCCCAAGCCAGCGTCAGCGATCCGGTATATTCCTACATCCTTGCAGCCATCGCCTTTCTGATTCTGCTGATAGCCTGCGTTAATTTCATGACCCTTTCGATCAGTAAATCTACCTCAAGAGCTAAGGAAGTTGGAATCCGGAAAACCATCGGAGCCATCCGGCAACATCTGATGTATCAGTTTTGGGGTGAAGCCTTGATGATGACGCTGATTGCCTTTTTGATTGGGATCACCTTTGCTGAACTTCTTCTTCCCTTTTTCAATGATCTTTCCGGAACCGAGCTTACTATTTCTTATGGAGCAGGAACACTGGGAGTGTTACTGCTTACTGCTTTAGCTGTGAGTCTGGTAGCAGGCATTTACCCTGCTCTTGTCCTTTCCGGTTTTCGCCCGATTGAAGTGCTGAAAGGTCGTCTAAATCTGTCTGCTGAAAAGGGGGGATTCCAAAAAGTGATGGTCGTCTTTCAATTCTCACTTTCTATTGCCCTGATTATAGGAACCATTACTATCCATCAGCAGCTGAATTATGTTCAGAATAAAAACCTCGGTTACCAGAAAGACCAGGTTTTGGTGCTGGAATCCGGCATCAGCAATACCCCTCAAAGCTCACCGGCTGATATTTTTGAACAAAGCATTCGGAGAAAGCAAATACTTATCAATGAATTGAAAGCTTCCTCTGAAATTACTTCAATAACGACTTCTTCCTTCACTCCTGTGCAAACCGGGGGCTGGTTTCAGATGGGGTTCAGAGATAATCAGGATCAACCCAAAAACTTTCATGGCAATTTTGTGGATGCTGATTTCATCCCCACTCTCGGAATTAAAGTAACGGAAGGGCGTAATTTCTCTGAAGAAAATCCCTCTGATGCCCGTCAGGCTATGATCGTGAATGAAGCCCTCGTTGAATATTTCGGTTGGGAAAATCCCATCGGCCAACGCCTTCCCGGACCTGAATTCGATCAGCATGAGGTGATCGGCGTTGTGGAAAATTTCCATTATGAGTCGTTGCATACCCCGGTAGAGCCGCTTGCTATAGTAATGAACCCGGATATTCTGTTTAGCGGAATTTCCGACCTCGGTATTTCAAACTCTTTTGACCCGCGATACTCATTCAACTTATCCACGGGAAATTTATCTCAAACAGTAAGTCAGCTGAGAGAAGTATGGGCACAGGTAGCACCGGGCGTTCCGTTCGATTATACCTTCGTCGATCAATCACTGGATGATCAGTACCGGGAAGAACGACGGCTCAGTCGTATTGTAACCACCGGATCAGTACTGGCTATCATCATTGCCTGTCTTGGCCTGTTCGGGCTTGCTTCGCTGATGGTCATCCGGCGAACCAAAGAAATTGGAGTCCGAAAAGTGTTAGGAGCCTCTTCCGGTAATATCGTTTTCTTAGTGAACAAGGAATTTACCAAATTGGTAGCCATAGCTTTTGTGATTGCGACCCCGATTGCCTGGTATGCCATGAGTACCTGGCTGCAGGATTTCGCCTACCGAATCGAGTTAGGATTTGGCATTTTCCTGTTATCAGGATTACTTACCCTTGCCGTTGCGTGGTTTACGGTAAGTTATCAATCCGTTAAAGCAACCTTAATTAACCCAACCGACAGTTTAAGAAGTGAATAA
- a CDS encoding ABC transporter permease has translation MLKNYFKIAFRNLFKNKVYSSVNIIGLAVGLATCIVILLYVTHELSYDKHHSNSDRIYRVTSHIDFGGNFIELASTSAPMGPTLKELYPEVEAMTRFRPRGSYLIKKEGKNYRESGFVFADSSVFDVFTIPFLYGKPDHALTQPQTVAISEEMARKYFGRADVVGETLTIQDDFDMEITGVYETMPNTSHFHFNFLISMATIDEANNNVWLSNNFRTYLLLSENTAPEAFEQNFEYIKKTYIEPQLLQFMGITMKEFEEAGNRADYRLQALEDIHLHSSLTGEFKANGSITYVYIFSGLAVFILLLACINFMNLSTARSAKRAKEVGVRKSLGSDRSTLAGQFLMESLLLSFLALIVALFFVELTLPYFSDIAGRTISSQYFTNLPLSLGMLGIVIITGLLAGAYPAAMLSSFQPVKVLKDTHLERKGHGLFRKGLVVFQFSISIVIIAGLLVINDQLQFIQNRNIGFEKDRVVIVEDAYAIGSSNGVDSFRDDVLKNSFIKSATISSFFPVDGYSLNDLAYWPEGKSPTQNNTVSMQTWEVDENYIPTLKMEIVEGRNFSENRAMDKQAVILNETAVQRLDLQDPVGKSISTFAMNHEDGSIDQSKTLSYEIVGVVRDFNFESLRENVSPLGLFNQRSSGNVAFRFADANISEVLAVLEAEWTARAPEQPFNYAFLDQQFDRMYRAENRVQNLMSTFSVLAILIACLGLFGLSAFSAEKRAKEIGIRKVLGADIASILRLMSKEFMALILVSFMISIPIAYLVMQQWLQQFTYRTDLGMSVFLLSGLITLGIAIATVSWQSVKAALTNPVNSLRNE, from the coding sequence ATGCTAAAAAACTACTTCAAAATCGCATTCCGGAACTTGTTCAAAAATAAAGTCTATTCCTCGGTCAATATCATTGGATTGGCTGTGGGCTTGGCGACCTGTATTGTGATCTTGCTGTACGTAACGCATGAGCTTTCTTACGATAAACATCATTCAAACTCAGATCGTATTTACCGGGTAACCTCCCACATCGATTTCGGTGGCAACTTTATCGAACTCGCCTCTACCTCTGCACCAATGGGACCTACCCTTAAGGAGCTTTATCCTGAAGTTGAGGCTATGACCCGTTTCCGTCCGCGTGGTTCTTACCTGATCAAAAAAGAAGGAAAAAACTATCGTGAAAGTGGCTTTGTGTTTGCCGATTCCTCCGTTTTTGATGTATTCACCATCCCCTTTCTCTATGGGAAACCGGATCATGCTTTGACACAGCCACAAACGGTTGCCATTAGTGAAGAAATGGCCCGGAAGTATTTTGGCCGCGCCGATGTGGTGGGCGAGACCCTTACCATACAGGATGATTTTGATATGGAAATTACCGGCGTGTACGAAACCATGCCGAATACCTCTCACTTTCATTTCAACTTTTTGATTTCGATGGCAACAATCGATGAAGCCAACAACAATGTGTGGCTGAGTAATAACTTCAGAACCTACCTGCTGCTTAGCGAAAATACCGCCCCAGAAGCTTTTGAACAGAACTTCGAGTACATCAAGAAAACATACATAGAGCCCCAGCTTCTTCAGTTTATGGGAATTACAATGAAAGAATTTGAAGAAGCCGGAAATCGTGCCGATTACAGATTACAGGCTTTGGAGGACATTCACCTTCATTCCAGCCTCACCGGAGAGTTTAAGGCAAACGGAAGCATTACTTATGTATATATTTTTTCCGGATTGGCCGTTTTTATCCTGCTGCTGGCCTGCATCAACTTCATGAACCTTTCTACTGCGCGATCAGCAAAACGAGCAAAAGAAGTCGGTGTTCGAAAAAGCCTGGGATCTGACCGTTCCACATTGGCCGGCCAATTTTTGATGGAATCCCTTCTGCTCAGTTTTCTGGCTTTAATTGTCGCCCTGTTTTTTGTTGAACTTACCCTGCCCTATTTCAGCGATATAGCCGGGAGAACCATAAGTTCGCAGTATTTCACCAACCTTCCCTTAAGCCTGGGCATGCTGGGTATTGTCATCATCACCGGCTTGCTTGCAGGGGCATATCCTGCGGCGATGCTGTCTTCATTTCAACCCGTAAAAGTACTTAAAGACACCCATCTGGAGCGCAAAGGCCATGGTTTGTTCAGAAAGGGATTGGTGGTATTTCAGTTTTCCATTTCCATCGTAATTATTGCCGGACTTCTTGTCATCAACGACCAGCTGCAATTTATTCAGAATAGAAACATTGGATTTGAGAAAGACCGGGTAGTAATCGTTGAAGACGCCTATGCTATCGGAAGCAGCAACGGAGTCGATTCTTTTAGAGACGATGTGTTGAAAAACTCATTCATTAAATCCGCCACCATCTCCAGTTTCTTTCCCGTTGATGGATATTCCTTGAATGACCTGGCTTATTGGCCGGAGGGAAAATCACCCACACAGAATAACACCGTGAGCATGCAAACATGGGAGGTGGATGAAAACTACATCCCAACGCTGAAAATGGAGATCGTGGAGGGAAGAAACTTTTCTGAGAATCGGGCAATGGACAAGCAAGCCGTAATCCTCAATGAAACAGCTGTTCAGCGATTAGACCTCCAAGACCCGGTTGGCAAGAGTATTTCAACCTTTGCAATGAACCACGAAGATGGATCAATCGATCAATCCAAAACGCTGTCTTATGAAATTGTGGGCGTAGTCAGGGACTTCAATTTTGAGTCGTTGCGCGAAAACGTGTCCCCATTGGGTTTGTTTAACCAGCGTTCATCGGGCAATGTGGCCTTCCGTTTTGCTGATGCAAATATCAGTGAAGTGCTGGCCGTTCTGGAAGCAGAATGGACCGCCCGAGCTCCTGAACAACCGTTCAATTATGCATTCCTGGATCAGCAGTTCGACCGGATGTACCGTGCTGAAAACAGGGTGCAAAACCTGATGAGTACCTTCTCAGTGCTGGCCATTTTAATAGCCTGCCTGGGGCTGTTCGGACTTTCTGCATTCAGTGCCGAGAAAAGAGCCAAAGAAATTGGAATCCGGAAAGTATTGGGGGCGGATATTGCATCTATCCTTCGCCTTATGTCCAAAGAATTTATGGCACTGATTTTAGTCAGTTTCATGATTTCCATACCTATTGCATACCTGGTTATGCAACAATGGCTGCAGCAGTTTACCTACCGAACTGATTTAGGAATGTCTGTTTTCCTTTTATCGGGATTAATCACGCTCGGCATTGCCATTGCAACCGTAAGCTGGCAATCTGTAAAAGCAGCCTTAACCAATCCCGTCAACAGTTTAAGAAATGAATAA
- a CDS encoding ABC transporter permease, which yields MLKNYFKIAFRNFYRNKENSIINIFGLSVALLCCIVIFLFVRAELSVDNFHTNADQIYRLTFQEINRPGARHFATTSPPMGPALVESFPEIEQAVRLRFPDSNILSYKNRQFYEYNVAYADSTLLSIFDFSLSQGNPAKALKDINSVVITAPMAQKYFGDEDPMGKTLLLDNQISLTVTGVFEEIPSNTHLNFDFIISFDTFEVPRGYPVTLDSWGWVSFYTYVKLSQQADPEQVAAHFDDFLVTNMGEDIGENRILHLQPLDEIYLASNLRNASEDMRVGNRAYIFGLSAIALFLLIIACFNYMNLSTAQAIRRGKEVGVRKTLGAKRTSLMGQFIFESVLLTLLSICIALLFLEPVLQAASSLLDMELSLEAGSYLYLVPTLLALSVIVGVLAGFYPSFMISNFRPSKALKGSIETGSSVFSIRKILVVGQFVIAIVLIAGSLIIRNQIQFIQSKDLGFNEEQVVVLHMNGEELTRRFPTIKNELQQNRHVINASLGAGLLDGRNGTVPVFSPGDDPEGYPMNIYGVHFDYFETMDIKMAEGRSFDPSFATDSADGIVINQSAAKALGWGNPIGKELRVSDIMDGYVIGVAEDFHFASLHRQIQPLVMYIPPTNMEKVFVRLQPGNLSQAVASLQESWKSVVPDFPFSFVFLDEHLNQLYQADQRFLKLLTVFTILTIIVACMGLYGLITYMIQRRSKEIGVRKILGAKASQITWLLSSEFSLLVGIAFLISIPICYFAIQNWLQEFAYRVPIPWWVFLLAGFVSLVIAISTISYQTIKAALANPVKSLRSE from the coding sequence ATGCTGAAGAATTACTTTAAAATAGCCTTTCGGAATTTCTACAGAAATAAAGAAAATTCGATCATCAACATTTTCGGGCTGAGTGTGGCTCTTCTTTGCTGCATAGTAATTTTTTTGTTTGTCCGTGCTGAGCTGAGTGTAGATAATTTCCATACCAATGCGGATCAGATTTATCGGCTTACATTCCAGGAAATAAACCGTCCCGGTGCCCGGCATTTTGCTACTACTTCGCCTCCTATGGGTCCTGCTTTAGTTGAGAGTTTTCCGGAGATTGAACAAGCCGTGCGGTTGCGATTCCCTGACTCCAACATTCTCAGCTACAAAAACCGTCAGTTTTATGAATACAATGTAGCCTATGCCGACTCTACCTTGTTAAGCATATTCGATTTTTCTCTTTCTCAAGGCAATCCAGCCAAGGCACTAAAAGACATTAATTCCGTAGTGATTACCGCTCCAATGGCCCAAAAGTATTTTGGAGATGAAGACCCGATGGGCAAGACTTTGCTTTTGGACAATCAAATCTCGCTAACAGTTACAGGAGTATTTGAAGAAATTCCCTCTAATACCCACCTCAATTTCGATTTCATCATCTCCTTCGACACTTTTGAAGTCCCCCGTGGTTACCCTGTTACTCTTGACAGCTGGGGATGGGTTTCGTTCTACACCTACGTGAAATTATCGCAACAGGCTGACCCTGAGCAAGTAGCTGCCCATTTTGACGATTTTTTGGTCACCAACATGGGAGAAGATATCGGTGAGAACCGGATTTTACACCTGCAGCCCCTGGATGAAATCTACCTTGCCTCAAACCTCAGAAATGCTTCTGAAGATATGCGGGTTGGTAACCGGGCCTATATTTTCGGGCTGTCGGCCATCGCCCTCTTTCTACTGATAATCGCCTGTTTTAATTATATGAACCTTTCAACCGCTCAGGCTATCCGAAGAGGTAAAGAAGTGGGCGTACGCAAAACTTTAGGTGCTAAGCGCACGTCCCTGATGGGGCAATTTATTTTTGAATCGGTTCTGTTGACGCTATTAAGTATCTGCATAGCCCTTCTTTTTCTTGAACCGGTGTTACAAGCCGCCTCTTCGTTATTAGATATGGAATTGAGTCTGGAAGCTGGAAGCTACCTTTACCTGGTTCCGACCCTTTTAGCGCTTTCGGTAATTGTCGGAGTACTGGCAGGATTCTATCCCTCTTTCATGATTTCAAACTTCCGCCCCTCAAAAGCTTTAAAGGGCTCGATAGAAACCGGAAGTTCGGTGTTCTCCATCCGAAAGATATTGGTTGTAGGTCAGTTTGTAATCGCCATTGTACTAATTGCGGGAAGTTTAATCATCCGAAACCAAATTCAATTCATTCAATCAAAAGACCTGGGGTTTAATGAAGAGCAGGTTGTTGTTTTACATATGAATGGCGAGGAGCTGACCCGCAGATTTCCAACCATTAAAAATGAATTACAGCAAAACCGCCATGTTATAAATGCCAGTTTAGGAGCCGGCTTACTGGATGGAAGAAACGGAACTGTTCCTGTTTTCTCTCCAGGGGATGACCCTGAAGGTTATCCCATGAATATCTACGGTGTGCATTTCGATTATTTCGAAACGATGGATATCAAAATGGCCGAGGGACGTTCGTTCGACCCTTCTTTTGCCACCGACTCTGCTGACGGTATCGTCATCAACCAATCGGCTGCTAAAGCACTGGGTTGGGGAAATCCCATTGGCAAAGAACTCAGAGTTAGCGACATTATGGACGGATACGTGATTGGTGTTGCTGAAGATTTCCACTTTGCTTCCTTACACCGTCAAATACAGCCGCTGGTCATGTACATTCCACCAACCAACATGGAAAAAGTATTTGTCCGGTTACAACCCGGCAACCTTTCTCAAGCTGTTGCCTCCTTACAGGAAAGCTGGAAAAGCGTGGTCCCGGATTTCCCCTTTAGCTTCGTTTTCCTTGATGAGCATCTCAATCAATTATACCAGGCCGATCAGCGCTTTCTAAAGCTGCTAACTGTCTTTACCATTTTAACCATTATAGTCGCCTGCATGGGCTTATATGGGCTAATCACCTATATGATTCAGCGCCGTAGTAAAGAAATCGGAGTGCGAAAAATACTTGGAGCGAAGGCCTCACAAATTACTTGGTTGCTTTCTTCGGAATTCTCACTCCTGGTCGGGATCGCTTTCCTGATAAGCATTCCCATATGTTATTTCGCAATTCAAAACTGGCTGCAGGAATTTGCCTACCGTGTCCCTATCCCGTGGTGGGTGTTCCTGCTGGCCGGTTTCGTTTCTCTTGTAATCGCCATAAGCACTATTTCATATCAAACAATAAAAGCAGCACTTGCAAACCCTGTAAAAAGTTTAAGAAGTGAATGA